Proteins co-encoded in one Archangium lipolyticum genomic window:
- a CDS encoding MXAN_5453 family MXYO-CTERM-anchored protein: MREETRKKRRELAGLQGVVLGCLLLAEPARAELPDYTLQLQARTNLPGNKGGAYNMEPGNLLAGSLQVPITSDRKVAFRLAITPEKRSSVWWGGDGRGERIYQMPDFGTEVSTGDPSINSAGGLAFSVTGTNDVTQSGIYLLNVSAPDKVQIIREPLGVSGWSSVTLNEAGQIGFRATFSGLGRIHALVSPGNDGFETRIVAREQSVDAKSPYLFLYSPNLNDLGQMIGVADLAPISSEYFQELRVWNADGTSRRIAATRGLEPSSPIYRFASVAPSLNNKGQVAFLGTAKDPAGKNLSTLWLWDGTGLKVLAQDGRDRIRTVESFPPDLNDRGLTAFRAIDDSALRAVWVSDGESMKRVATEHDLVPSDLGEARLDQETASNPVFGGSTMINERGDVTFTAGLTPPDDDQEEWGTGVYVALSSLAPEPPDAGTGGPDAGSGGPDAGTGEPDAGSGEPDAGAGGSDAGTGEPDAGSGGPDAGAGGSDAGTRGPDAEAPDTGCGCQSTSLAAIWPWLLLGLMVSRKNRARLKG, translated from the coding sequence ATGAGAGAAGAGACGAGGAAGAAGCGCAGGGAGCTGGCCGGGCTCCAGGGAGTGGTGTTGGGGTGTCTCCTGCTGGCGGAGCCCGCTCGGGCCGAGCTGCCGGATTACACCCTGCAACTCCAGGCACGGACCAACCTGCCGGGGAACAAGGGTGGCGCCTACAACATGGAGCCAGGAAACCTCCTGGCGGGGAGCCTGCAGGTTCCCATCACGTCCGATCGGAAGGTGGCCTTCCGGCTGGCGATCACTCCCGAGAAGCGTTCCAGCGTCTGGTGGGGCGGAGATGGCCGGGGCGAGCGCATCTACCAGATGCCAGACTTCGGAACCGAAGTGAGCACGGGGGACCCGAGCATCAATTCGGCGGGAGGGCTCGCCTTCAGTGTCACGGGCACGAATGATGTCACCCAGAGCGGCATCTACCTGTTGAACGTGTCGGCACCGGACAAGGTCCAGATCATCCGCGAGCCCCTGGGCGTCTCGGGCTGGTCGAGCGTGACGCTCAACGAGGCGGGGCAGATCGGATTCCGGGCCACGTTCTCCGGCCTGGGCCGGATCCATGCCCTGGTGTCGCCTGGGAATGACGGGTTCGAGACGCGCATCGTGGCCCGGGAGCAATCGGTCGATGCCAAGAGCCCCTACCTGTTCCTCTACTCTCCCAACCTCAACGATCTGGGCCAGATGATCGGAGTGGCGGATCTCGCCCCGATCTCGTCCGAGTACTTCCAGGAGCTGCGAGTCTGGAACGCGGACGGGACCTCGCGGCGCATCGCGGCGACACGAGGGTTGGAACCGTCATCGCCCATCTACCGGTTCGCCTCGGTGGCGCCGTCCCTCAACAACAAGGGACAGGTGGCCTTCCTGGGAACGGCGAAGGACCCGGCGGGGAAGAACCTCTCCACGCTCTGGCTGTGGGACGGCACCGGGTTGAAGGTCCTCGCGCAGGATGGACGGGATCGCATCCGGACCGTGGAGTCCTTTCCCCCGGATCTCAATGACAGGGGATTGACCGCCTTCCGGGCCATCGACGACTCGGCCCTGCGCGCGGTGTGGGTGAGCGATGGCGAGTCGATGAAGCGCGTCGCGACCGAGCACGACCTCGTCCCGTCGGATCTCGGCGAGGCGCGCCTGGATCAGGAAACGGCCAGCAATCCCGTATTCGGAGGGTCGACCATGATCAACGAGCGCGGAGATGTCACCTTCACCGCGGGCCTGACACCACCGGATGACGACCAGGAGGAGTGGGGTACCGGGGTGTACGTCGCGCTGTCCTCGCTCGCACCCGAGCCGCCCGATGCGGGAACGGGAGGACCGGATGCGGGCTCGGGCGGGCCCGACGCCGGAACGGGTGAGCCGGATGCGGGCTCGGGTGAGCCCGACGCTGGAGCGGGAGGATCCGACGCTGGAACGGGTGAGCCGGATGCGGGCTCGGGCGGGCCCGACGCTGGAGCGGGAGGATCCGACGCGGGCACGCGGGGACCTGATGCCGAGGCCCCTGACACCGGCTGCGGTTGCCAGTCGACGTCACTCGCGGCGATCTGGCCGTGGCTGCTCCTGGGGCTGATGGTCTCCCGGAAGAACAGGGCCAGGCTGAAGGGGTAG
- a CDS encoding glycoside hydrolase family 43 protein has translation MKNHQRIAALLLSGAATVWGAGCGVEPGDVEGFTSEPTGFTSAELACSTRIMYGNTWIHPGHPEMFDVADGLVTWDGTCINEGTNSYAVLSNGWKPYFTGHNACVMSFDTNCAGATACKTRVTYASSWIRAHTGTYDDAAGRVFWNRACTNEGTNSYAVLSNGWKPYFTGSNACGMSFMYSGCGGLYQNPVFPNDCADPGVIHDGTQYVATCTSGGAADAFPIRTSPDLVHWTYAGSIFPAARRPSWASTDFWAPEIHRVGTRYIAYYTARHVNGALSIGAATAPSALGPFTDLGRPLVHDTTMGMIDATVFTDTAGKRYLVWKADGNAVGKPTPIYGQELSADGLSLVGTRRTLITNDRAWEGGVVEAPWVVARDGYYYLFYSGNAFYNGTYAVGVARATSPLGPFTKASAPILKTVPGWEGPGHCSVINTPAGNTVMVYHAWNQAHTARVMLADTVFWRDGWPVVPQAPSVGSRPMP, from the coding sequence ATGAAGAATCATCAACGCATCGCGGCCCTGCTGCTCTCGGGCGCCGCTACGGTGTGGGGTGCTGGCTGCGGCGTCGAGCCCGGTGATGTGGAGGGCTTCACCAGCGAGCCCACGGGTTTCACGAGCGCGGAGCTCGCGTGCTCCACCCGGATCATGTACGGCAACACGTGGATCCACCCCGGGCACCCGGAGATGTTCGACGTCGCGGATGGCCTGGTGACGTGGGACGGCACCTGCATCAACGAGGGCACCAACTCCTACGCCGTGCTCTCCAACGGGTGGAAGCCGTACTTCACCGGGCACAACGCGTGCGTGATGTCCTTCGACACCAACTGCGCGGGCGCGACCGCGTGCAAGACGCGCGTCACCTATGCCTCGTCATGGATCCGTGCGCACACGGGGACGTATGACGATGCGGCCGGGCGCGTGTTCTGGAACCGCGCGTGCACCAACGAGGGCACCAACTCCTACGCCGTGCTCTCCAACGGATGGAAGCCGTACTTCACCGGGTCGAACGCGTGCGGCATGTCGTTCATGTACTCGGGCTGCGGGGGCCTCTACCAGAATCCGGTGTTCCCCAATGACTGCGCGGACCCTGGCGTCATCCATGATGGGACCCAGTACGTCGCGACCTGTACGTCCGGCGGGGCCGCCGACGCGTTTCCGATCCGGACCTCGCCGGACCTGGTCCACTGGACGTACGCGGGCTCCATCTTCCCCGCGGCGAGGCGGCCGTCGTGGGCCTCCACCGATTTCTGGGCCCCGGAGATCCACCGCGTCGGCACCCGCTACATCGCGTACTACACCGCGCGTCACGTGAACGGCGCGCTGTCGATTGGCGCCGCGACCGCGCCGAGCGCGCTCGGGCCCTTCACCGACCTGGGCCGTCCCCTGGTGCACGACACGACGATGGGGATGATCGACGCCACGGTCTTCACCGACACCGCGGGCAAGCGCTACCTGGTGTGGAAGGCGGATGGCAACGCGGTCGGCAAGCCGACGCCCATCTACGGCCAGGAGCTCTCGGCGGATGGCCTGTCACTCGTCGGAACCCGCCGGACGTTGATCACCAACGACCGCGCCTGGGAGGGTGGAGTCGTCGAGGCCCCGTGGGTCGTCGCGAGGGACGGCTACTACTATCTGTTCTACAGCGGGAACGCCTTCTACAACGGCACCTATGCCGTCGGAGTCGCCCGCGCGACCAGCCCGCTGGGTCCGTTCACCAAGGCCAGCGCGCCGATCCTCAAGACCGTGCCCGGCTGGGAGGGCCCCGGACACTGCTCGGTCATCAATACGCCGGCGGGCAACACGGTCATGGTCTACCACGCGTGGAATCAGGCCCACACCGCGCGCGTCATGCTCGCGGACACCGTCTTCTGGCGCGACGGCTGGCCGGTGGTGCCCCAGGCGCCGTCGGTGGGCTCTCGTCCCATGCCGTGA